CTTTACGAAAAAATGTTAAACATTCCTCCTGATTTTTCGGGTGCAGAACTCTATAAGATTGGTTTGTCTGCGCAAATCGTTACTTTATTTCATCAATTTTTAAATTCTCATGAAATAAATCCTCTAAAGCCGGAAAAAACCATTCTTTTGGACGAGATCATTCACTTTATAGAAAATCATCTTTCCGAAGAATTAAGTGCGAAACGAATCGCAGCGCACTTTCTGGTCAGTGAATCTTCTATCAATCAATTGTTCAGTAAACAGATCAGTTTGAGCCTTTATCGGTATATTACACAACGCCGCCTGATCGAAGCTAAAAATTTAATTTCCAGTCAGACACCATTAAAAAAATTGCCTGAACTATGTGGATTTTCTGATTATTCCGTTTTTTACAAAGCTTTTACAAAACAATATGGTATTTCTCCAAAAGAATATAAAAACAGAATTTTTAAAATGCAGCAATGAAAAAGCCCCCGGCTGGGGAAAGAATCTTATCTTCCCCGCCGGAGGCTTTCTACTTGTCCTACTTTATTCTTTTCCTATTACAGTCTCTTCAACAGCTCTTCTCTCTCTGCTTCAAATCCAGGTTTTCCAAGGAGTGCGAACATATTTTTCTTATAGCTCTCAACTCCCGGCTGATTGAATGGATTCACACCGAGCAGATATCCGCTGATTCCACATGCGAATTCGAAGAAGTAGAATAACTGTCCCAGATAGTATTCGTTCTGTTCCGGAATGTTCACGATCAGGTTCGGTACATTACCATCTGTGTGAGCAAGGATTGTTCCGTTCATCGCGCTCTTGTTGATGAAATCAACTGTTTTTCCTGCAAGATAGTTCAGTCCATCCAGATCTACAGGCTCTTCATTGATGATGATCTCTTCTTTGGATGTCTCCACATTCATAACTGTCTCAAACAGGATTCTGTTTCCATCCTGAATGAACTGTCCCATAGAGTGCAGATCAGTTGTCAGATCTACAGATGCCGGGAAGATTCCTTTCTGGTCTTTTCCTTCGCTCTCTCCGTAAAGCTGTTTCCACCACTCAGATACATAGTGAAGGCTTGGCTCATAGTTTGCCAGAACTTCGATCGTCTTTCCTTTTCTAAGCAAAATGTTACGGATCGCAGCATACTGAAGTGCTCCGTTCTCTGCGAAATCATTCTCCAGAGCTTCTTTTCTTCCTGCTGCTGCACCTTCCATGAGTTTCTCGATATCAGCACCACTTACTGCGATCGGAAGCAGACCAACTGCTGTCAGTACAGAGAAACGTCCTCCTACATCATCCGGTACTACAAATGTCTCGTATCCCTCTTCTGTTGCAAGGTTCTTCAGTGCACCTTTTGCTTTGTCAGTTGTTGCATAAATTCTCTTTGCTGCTTCTTCTTTTCCGTATTTCTTTTCCAGAATCTC
This window of the Mediterraneibacter gnavus ATCC 29149 genome carries:
- a CDS encoding glucose-6-phosphate isomerase; this translates as MANKVTFDYSKAAGFVQEHEMAYMSELVAQAKEKLVAKSGAGNDFLGWIDLPVDYDKEEFVRIQKAAEKIRKDSEVLLVIGIGGSYLGARAAIEFLGHSFANVVSKEIRKSPEIYYVGNSISSTYIKHLIDVVGDRDFSINMISKSGTTTEPAIAFRVFKEILEKKYGKEEAAKRIYATTDKAKGALKNLATEEGYETFVVPDDVGGRFSVLTAVGLLPIAVSGADIEKLMEGAAAGRKEALENDFAENGALQYAAIRNILLRKGKTIEVLANYEPSLHYVSEWWKQLYGESEGKDQKGIFPASVDLTTDLHSMGQFIQDGNRILFETVMNVETSKEEIIINEEPVDLDGLNYLAGKTVDFINKSAMNGTILAHTDGNVPNLIVNIPEQNEYYLGQLFYFFEFACGISGYLLGVNPFNQPGVESYKKNMFALLGKPGFEAEREELLKRL
- a CDS encoding AraC family transcriptional regulator; its protein translation is MKLHEAKLLLNDPTFSIDSITYQELEMDSDYVDVHEDISYSKDNVDLHSHTFFEILFCQSGSLQYMVGNTRYQLVKNSIVCIPPGVSHCPLYLEQLSEPYRRTVMWISNKIYHQYMNLLNNDPIEKSSCLLPQNVFLLSGNILYQVEELYEKMLNIPPDFSGAELYKIGLSAQIVTLFHQFLNSHEINPLKPEKTILLDEIIHFIENHLSEELSAKRIAAHFLVSESSINQLFSKQISLSLYRYITQRRLIEAKNLISSQTPLKKLPELCGFSDYSVFYKAFTKQYGISPKEYKNRIFKMQQ